The stretch of DNA GTAGTTCTCGTTTGTTAACGGAAATTAAAAAAAGGAACAACTTATGATAAAATTATTTAGATTGCCTTTTTATAAATATGCTTGTTTTTATTATGGAAAATGTTTTTATTTGTGCTTGTTAAATAGGCTATTATGCGTTGATTCGTGTTTTGGGAAAGAGCACTGATTGAAGCTTTTTATACCTTATTTTAGGATTGCAAAACTTAACATTTAAATAGCTTATATTTAAATGTCAGTAAATCTAGTGACTGTACATTTGCGTTAAATGAACAACCTTATTCTTAACAGTTACAAACCAATAAAAAATGAAACTTACCTTACTTTTATTAATGATAATGGTCAATTGGGTAGCAGCCCAAAATCTATCGATTAACGAATTAGGACGTTACACAGATGGTAGAGATGGAGCTTGTGAAATAGCTGCCTATGATTCTACCAGTCATCAATTGATTATTACCAATGCAGCAACCGACTCGATTGATATTATTGATGTAACTAATCCTGCTGCACCGATTGTTGTTGGGGGAGTTGATGTGAGCTTATATGGAGGAGGCATAAATTCTGTGGTTAACCTTAATAATGGTTATTTTGCCGCAGCAATAGAGGCACCAATTAAGCAAGATTCAGGAAAAGTTGTCTTTTTTGACATGTCAGGGGCTTATGTTGTAGAACTAATGGTTGGAGCCTTGCCCGATATGTTGACCGTAACTAAGGATGGCAACAAAGTTTTAGTAGCTTGTGAAGGAGAGCCCAATGATGCTTATACGATCGATCCAGAGGGAAGTATTGGGATTATAGATATTAGTGGGGGAGTAATGAACTTAACCGCTAACCAAGTTACGCTCCTTAATTTTAACAATGCTCCAGCAACCATTGCAGGAAGTGTTCAAAAACCAAACACTACTTATGCCGAGGACTTGGAACCCGAATACATTGCGGTAAATGAGGCATCGACCTTGGCAGGAGTGGTTTGCCAAGAAAACAATGTATTGATTTTGGTTGATTTAACAGCAGATACCATATTAAGCTATAAAGGGCTAGGTTTTAAAGATCACAGCGTACAGGGGAATGGTTTGGATGCGTCAAATGTAGATGGTGCAATTAATATCTTAACTCAAAATGTGAAAGGGGTGTATCAGCCTGATGCCATTGCAGCCTATACGGTTAACAATACTACTTATTTTATTTCTGCCAATGAGGGAGATGCTAGAGATTATGGGGGGTATAGCTCTGAGACAAGAGTTAAAAACTTAACCCTAGATTCTGCGGCTTTTCCTACTGCCAATGTTCTTCAAGGGGATAGCGTATTGGGGCGTTTGAAGACGTTTACAGCAGATGTTATTGGAGATACCGATGGAGATGGTGATGTAGATGAATTGTATAGTTATGGTGCTCGTTCTTTTTCTATTTGGGATGCTGCTGGAAATTTGGTTTGGGATAGTGGTGATGCAATCGAACAGTATATTGCTGCTAATTACCCGACCTTTTTTAATTGTAATGACGGTTTAGCTGCTAAAATGGACAATCGATCAGATGATAAAGGAGCAGAGCCAGAAGCGGTCACCATTGGAAAAATTGGAACTAGAGTTTATGCTTTTGTTGGTCTGGAACGCCAAGGAGGAATCATGGTTTATGAGGTAACCGACCCTAATAACCCTGTTTTTGAAAACTTCATCCATTCATTTGATTTAGCTACAGGGACGATGTTAGATATTGCACCTGAAGGATTGATTTTTGTGCCAGCAGCAGAAAGCCACAACAACAAAAATATGTTGATTGTTAGCAATGAAGTTTCTGGAACAACAGTAATTTATGAAGTGGAAGATTTATTGTCTTCTCTTAGGTTAACAAATTCTGTAAATGAAATAAGTGTTTACCCTAACCCAACTCAGCATCAATTGACAATTGATTTAGGGCAAGAATTGGACGGTTCTGTTAACTATCAATTGATCAATGGAATTGGGCAAGAACTAAAAAATGGACAGTTGGGAGAGACGCAATCAACGCTTGAAATTAGCGATTTGCCAAATGGTATTTATTATTTAACCTTACGCAATGCCGAACAATTGCTCTTCACTCAAAAAGTTGTAAAGTACTAAAGTAGATGAGCCAATTTGAAGTAGTCGTCTTCAAATTGGCTCCTGTTTAAATTGCTATTCTAGCTCAATATTAGTAACATTTCCATCAGCATCCGTCATATTGATGCTACCATTTTGTTCGTATTTAAAGGTATGAACAATATAACCATTGGCATCTAGCATTTTTTTCAATTTGCCATCCTCATAAATATAGGTACTCTTGAGCAAATGATCTTTGTCATATTCCTTCCATTCTCCTGTTCTTGCATAACCTAACTCAATGCTATGTTTGTTGGGATCAAAAATGCTAGCAGTTTGTGGGCTGTGGTTGCCCTTTAGTTTTAATCCCCCATCTTCATAGAAGGCTAAGTATTGACCTTCACGAACTGTTTTTTTGTTTTTTACAACAATATCTTTGATGCGTTGACTTTTTTCAAAACCATAGCTTCTATAAACATTAAAACGTCTATTTAATTCAGCTGGCGCAATAGAATACCCTGGCTCATGTAACCAAGTAATATACTCATAATGCATGTTGGAAAAATCCTCTTCAACCAATAAAAAGTGATGTTCATAAGGTAATTTTAAACTAAAAAAGATACTATCTCTGCTTGTTTCATCTGTTATGATAACATGGGTACCCGATTCCTGCAATTGTCCATTTTTATAATAACGTTTGAATTCTCCCTCTTCCAAACCATTGTTATAATTAGATTCGTATTTTAATTGACCACTTTCATAATAATGATTAAATTTACCGTGAGGGACACCGTGATTATAGGAACCTGCAAGGTAGGTCTGATTTTCGATTCTAACTTTCCAGAGCCCATCTCGTTTTCCATTGTTATCGTAGTTTCCTGTTTCTATAAAATCACCTTTGGTACCGTAATTAAATTCGATCCAACGCCCAATTTTTTTGCCATTAGAATAAGAACCACTCCCCACCAAACTTTCATTTGTTCCAAAGCTAGGATGATGTTCTACTTTATAAAAATTTAGTCTACCGTTATTGGTGCCATTTTCAAAAGACAAACTACCTTTGACATGAGTGTTCATATCTAAATAATAATCGTAGACCCATTCTCCAATACGAACGCCATCTTTGTAATAACCTTCAGACATTACCTTATTTAGTTTTAACCCATTTTTATCATGAGCACCAGTAGGAGTATTTTGATCGTAAAAAATCCATTTTCCATGGCGAATGCCATCTAGCATAAGACCTCTTGCAAGAATGCTGTTATTTTGGTCATAGTAGACGCATTCCCCTTGCATTAAATCATTTACAAAATTGACTTTTAAACTAATGTTGGAAAATAGATTGGTATAAAGCCATTCTCCTTGTTTGATGCCACCATTTCCATAAAAACCAATAACATCGGCCTGCTGTTGTTGACGGCTAGCATCAGAAACATAGAATTTCCACTGACCATTGCGCATATCATCAACATAGTTGCCTTCGGCATAAACTAAACCTTGTGCGTCTTTGAGTACCCATTGACCTATTTTTTTCCCATTCTCAGTATTGTTTTGAGCTTGTATGTAACTAGCTGTAAAGATTAAAATCAAAGCAGCAATTCTATTCAGTAATATTCTCATAACAATTGATTTTAGTGATTGGAGTAATCTCTTTTATTTACATAGAATTATAACAGTGTGTATTATAAATACGAAAAGAGTTTAGGATTCGTTAATGACTCAAATGTTAACAAAATGTTAAAATGATTTTGTTTTTTTACGAATATTGTGCTATAGGTGACAACCTTAAGCTCGACTATTTTTTGACGGATAATGTTTTTGCTGTTTGGAGTTCTATATAAACAAGAGCCATAACAATCGTAATTTCGGTAATGATATAGCCCCAAGCCAAATAGCTTAGTTTTTGGTAATGATAGATTGCTAGAATAATTGACAACAAACAGTAAGAACTATTCATGAGCGCAATTCCCTTTAAATAAAAAGGAATATTTTGTTTAACTGTCAGGAAACAATAAAAATCGTAAGCAACAAAAAAACAAGGTATAAAAGCTAGGAGGTAAAGTGTTGGTATAGGAATTCCGAAGAATCGTTCCAATTTTACCAAGACAACCCCTAGTAAAAAAATAGATAATAAAGCGCCTAGTCCATCTATTAAAAATAATTTATGGGGCGTTGTTGTGGCTTGTTTGATGGCTTTCTGAAACATTGGATTTTGTTTTAAGTATATGGAGTGAAAAAAATAAGGGTAACCCTTTGTTGTTAATTGTTTAATAAGATTGATAATAAAAGGCAGGGAAATAGGGAATGCCAATTAAAAAATAACCTTAAGGATTAAGAGCAGCTAGCAAAATAGAAGCATACATCAATCAAAATAATGCCCCCAAAATAGACAGTGCATTGTTTTGATAATTAGTTGAATACGATTTTATGCACAGTAATGATAAAAAAAAGATGCTTTGAAAATTAGTTTCAAAGCATCTTTTAATAAAAATAGAATTGTTCTTAATTATTAGTAGCATCCATGTTTGCACCAATGCCCATTTCGTTGCCTTTGTCGTCCAGCATTTTGATCAATTCTCCCTTGTCATAAGTCATTGTTCTCATAATATAACCATTATCATCATACTGCTTCCATTCTCCATCTCGTGCATAATCACGAACGGAAGTATTCGTTTCAGGATCAAAAACCTCTGTTACTTTAGGGTAATAACTACCTTCTAGTTTTAGTTTGCCATTTCTAAAAAATGCTTGATAAGGACCTTTTCTAACAGCTTTTTTGCCAATAGTTTTTACATTATCAATGCGTTTGTGTGGCTCTAGTCCATAGTCTTTGTAAATGTCAAAGCGGCGATCTAGCTCTGCGGGTTCAATCGAATAACTAGGATCCGCAAGCCAAGTGGCATAATGATAGCCCATTCGATGAAAATTAGGCAGTTCAACCAATTGAAAATGATATTCATAAGGCAATTCTAAGGTGTAATAGACCGTATCTCTTGTTACATCAGAGGGATTAGGAGAAAAGACAGTTGTTCCCGTTTCTTCTAAGTTTCCGTTGTCAAAATAGCGCTTAAATTCTCCAGTTGGCAACCCGTCTTTGTAGGTCGTTTCATATTTTAATTTGCCATTGTCATGGTATTGTTTAAAAATGCCATTGAGTACCCCATTCTCATAGATGGCCGCTTGGTAGTTTCTACGTTCAATCGTAGATTTCCAGAACCCCTGACGCTTGCCACCACGGTTATAATTGCCTGTCTCAACAAATTCACCTTTTAAACCTTGGTTATATTCAATCCAACGACCAATTTTTTTGCCGCTAGAATAAGTACCAATTCCAGACAGCAGTTCATCAGTACCAAATTTAGGATGTCTATCCACTCTATAATATTCGAGTTTACCATTTTTGACACCATCATCAAAATTAAAGATCCCTTTTATGTGCATTTGAGGATCAGGATAATAATCATAAGACCAATCGCCTATTTTTACACCATTTTGATAATAACCTTCTGTCATTTTGGTACCATTGTGGTAGAAGACCCATTTGCCATGGCGAATCCCTGCGCTCATTAACCCCGTAGCAAGGACGCTGCCATTAGAAGCATAATAGGTACAAGTTCCATCCATCAAATCTTGATCAAATTGTGCTTCTACTCTTATTTTGGTCTGCGTACTAATGAATGTCCAAGTACCCGTTTTTTTCCCTGCATCGGTATAATCTCCTTTTACATCTGCTACATGAGTATAGCGGCTGATCGGAGAGACAAAATATAGCCATCTGCCTTCTCGAACTCCATCTTGATAAGTTCCTTCTGCGTAAACTAAATCTCGCTTATCTTTATGTGCCCAACGCCCAACTTTTACTCCATTTTCCATGCGATTTTCTTGAGCAAAAATGTGCCCAGTAAAAGTGACCAATAGTATAATAACAAGTATTTTGTTAATCATTTGTATACAGATTGTGATAGTTTTTGAAACTCTTTATGTAAAAATAGGGTTTTTCTTTGAAAATTAGGACACAGCTTAATGTTTAAAATGGATATAAATATACTTTATCAAAAGTATCAATTCAATATTTCTTAAATACTTAATTATGACCTAATTAATTTAGAACAAAAAAACAATTTTTTCCTTTAAAAAAAAAGGTTCTCTGACAAATCCTGTGGTAAATGAAAAAATAGGCGGCTTCTTATTTGAGGAGGCAAG from Aureispira anguillae encodes:
- a CDS encoding toxin-antitoxin system YwqK family antitoxin; protein product: MINKILVIILLVTFTGHIFAQENRMENGVKVGRWAHKDKRDLVYAEGTYQDGVREGRWLYFVSPISRYTHVADVKGDYTDAGKKTGTWTFISTQTKIRVEAQFDQDLMDGTCTYYASNGSVLATGLMSAGIRHGKWVFYHNGTKMTEGYYQNGVKIGDWSYDYYPDPQMHIKGIFNFDDGVKNGKLEYYRVDRHPKFGTDELLSGIGTYSSGKKIGRWIEYNQGLKGEFVETGNYNRGGKRQGFWKSTIERRNYQAAIYENGVLNGIFKQYHDNGKLKYETTYKDGLPTGEFKRYFDNGNLEETGTTVFSPNPSDVTRDTVYYTLELPYEYHFQLVELPNFHRMGYHYATWLADPSYSIEPAELDRRFDIYKDYGLEPHKRIDNVKTIGKKAVRKGPYQAFFRNGKLKLEGSYYPKVTEVFDPETNTSVRDYARDGEWKQYDDNGYIMRTMTYDKGELIKMLDDKGNEMGIGANMDATNN
- a CDS encoding T9SS type A sorting domain-containing protein; translation: MKLTLLLLMIMVNWVAAQNLSINELGRYTDGRDGACEIAAYDSTSHQLIITNAATDSIDIIDVTNPAAPIVVGGVDVSLYGGGINSVVNLNNGYFAAAIEAPIKQDSGKVVFFDMSGAYVVELMVGALPDMLTVTKDGNKVLVACEGEPNDAYTIDPEGSIGIIDISGGVMNLTANQVTLLNFNNAPATIAGSVQKPNTTYAEDLEPEYIAVNEASTLAGVVCQENNVLILVDLTADTILSYKGLGFKDHSVQGNGLDASNVDGAINILTQNVKGVYQPDAIAAYTVNNTTYFISANEGDARDYGGYSSETRVKNLTLDSAAFPTANVLQGDSVLGRLKTFTADVIGDTDGDGDVDELYSYGARSFSIWDAAGNLVWDSGDAIEQYIAANYPTFFNCNDGLAAKMDNRSDDKGAEPEAVTIGKIGTRVYAFVGLERQGGIMVYEVTDPNNPVFENFIHSFDLATGTMLDIAPEGLIFVPAAESHNNKNMLIVSNEVSGTTVIYEVEDLLSSLRLTNSVNEISVYPNPTQHQLTIDLGQELDGSVNYQLINGIGQELKNGQLGETQSTLEISDLPNGIYYLTLRNAEQLLFTQKVVKY
- a CDS encoding toxin-antitoxin system YwqK family antitoxin gives rise to the protein MRILLNRIAALILIFTASYIQAQNNTENGKKIGQWVLKDAQGLVYAEGNYVDDMRNGQWKFYVSDASRQQQQADVIGFYGNGGIKQGEWLYTNLFSNISLKVNFVNDLMQGECVYYDQNNSILARGLMLDGIRHGKWIFYDQNTPTGAHDKNGLKLNKVMSEGYYKDGVRIGEWVYDYYLDMNTHVKGSLSFENGTNNGRLNFYKVEHHPSFGTNESLVGSGSYSNGKKIGRWIEFNYGTKGDFIETGNYDNNGKRDGLWKVRIENQTYLAGSYNHGVPHGKFNHYYESGQLKYESNYNNGLEEGEFKRYYKNGQLQESGTHVIITDETSRDSIFFSLKLPYEHHFLLVEEDFSNMHYEYITWLHEPGYSIAPAELNRRFNVYRSYGFEKSQRIKDIVVKNKKTVREGQYLAFYEDGGLKLKGNHSPQTASIFDPNKHSIELGYARTGEWKEYDKDHLLKSTYIYEDGKLKKMLDANGYIVHTFKYEQNGSINMTDADGNVTNIELE